One Ahaetulla prasina isolate Xishuangbanna chromosome 1, ASM2864084v1, whole genome shotgun sequence DNA window includes the following coding sequences:
- the MRPL33 gene encoding large ribosomal subunit protein bL33m produces the protein MFLTVVNLAKKAKSKYILVRMVSEAGTGCSFNVKRLRLQDKLVMLRYDRFVKQKVLFKEQKKICSV, from the exons ATGTTTCTGACGGTGGTCAATT TGGCCAAGAAAGCCAAATCAAA GTATATACTTGTGAGAATGGTCAGTGAAGCAGGAACAGGCTGTTCTTTTAATGTAAAAAGACTCCGGCTTCAAGACAAGCTGGTAATGCTAAGATATGATCGCTTTG TCAAACAGAAAGTCCTCttcaaagaacaaaaaaagatCTGTTCTGTGTAA